A stretch of DNA from Sphingobacteriales bacterium:
AAATGACGGCCAGCAGGATACTTATAATCCAGAACCGCAGTACAATCTTCGCCTCATGGTAACCTTCTTTCTGAAAATGATGGTGCAGCGGAGCCATTTTAAAAATGCGCCTGCCTTCACCATATTTTCTTTTGGTATATTTAAAGTATCCTACCTGCAGCATTACGGAAACATTTTCAATAAAGAAGATGCCGCAAAGGATGGGTATCAGCAATTCTTTTCTAACAATTAAGGACACGGTTGCAATGACACCGCCGAGCATAAGGCTACCCGTATCTCCCATGAAGACCGTGGCCGGGAATGAATTATACCAGAGAAATCCGATGGTTGCCCCAATCAATGCGGCACAAACAATTACGACTTCCTCCGAGTTGGGTATATAAAGTATATTCAGGTAATCCGCAATTTTTACGTTACCGGACACATAGGCAAATATGGCTAAAGTGGTCAATACAATTACAGACACCCCTGCCGCCAGGCCATCAATGCCGTCGGTAAGGTTTGCAGCATTCGATACAGCGGTAATGACAAAAATCACAAACGGAATAAAGAATATCCATCCCCATTTCTGATAATCTTGTGTAAATGGTTTCAGGAAATAGGAATAATCCAGTAAGTTATCCTTGAAAAAAGGAATATTGGTTTTGAGTGCTTTCGTTTCATGCGAGAGATACTCATTTCCGACCCTGATCCCTTTATTTTCATACATCACATGTCCGGAAGAAACCACCTGTTCGGGTTTATCCCAGTCAACCTCTCCTTTGCTGTCAATCTTATAGATGAACACATTATCAAAATCTCTCACTTTCACGGAAGGATGGAAATACAACACACAACCGACCACCAGTCCCAGCACCACCTGTGCTAGGATTTTAAACATACCTCTTAATCCTTCCTTATCCTTTTTAAATACTTTTATGTAATCATCTAAAAACCCGATACCACCCATCCAGACAGTAGAAACCAGCAGCAATATGACATACACATTATCCAAACGGGCAAACAACAGCGTTGGAATCACAATTGCGGCAATAATAATCACACCGCCCATGGTAGGTGTCCCTTTCTTTTGAATCTGTCCTTCCAGCCCCAAATCACGGACGGATTCACCAATCTGCATTTTGCGAAGCCATTTTATAATGCTCCGTCCAATGAGCATCGAAATAACCAGTGACAGGATGATTGCCAGAGACGCACGGAAAGAGATGTACTGGAACAGTCTTGAGCCTGTCAATCCAAATGTTTCCTGCAGATATTTAAATAAGTAATAAAGCATACTATCTTATTTATTCAGTTCCTTAAAAGTTTCCAGCAATATTGCCTTATCATCAAAAGGGTATTTCACATTATCTATCTCCTGGTATTTTTCATGTCCTTTGCCTGCGAGCAGAATGATATCACGTTCTTTTGCCAGATTACAGGCAACACGTATTGCTTCCCGTCTGTCGGTAATGGACATCACTTTATTATAATTATGAGGAGGAACTCCCGCCTTCATTTCCTGTATGATATCATCCGCTTTTTCATTGCGTGGATTATCCGATGTCAGAATCACTTTGGAGCACAGCTCACTGGCAATAAGCGCCATATCCGGTCGTTTTGCTTTATCACGGTTGCCGCCGCAGCCCACCACGGTAATCACCTGTTCGTTATGCGTCCTGATCTCATTGATGGTATCCAGCACATTCTTCAATGCATCCGGTGTATGTGCGTAATCGACGATTCCAATAATTTTTTGAACAGATGAAGTGAAGCAATCAAACCTTCCCTCTGCACCTTTTAATGCAGAAATAGCAATCAACGCTTCCTCCCTTTCCATTCCCAGCAATACACAGGTGGCATAAATTGCCAGCAAATTATAGGCATTGAACCGGCCGGTCATCTTTAGATGCACTTCCGTTTCTTCGTTTTGAACAACCAGTCCCGTAAAGGCATTCTCTAAAATCCTGAAACGGAAATCCGCCAGACTCTTGATGGCA
This window harbors:
- a CDS encoding phospho-N-acetylmuramoyl-pentapeptide-transferase, which encodes MLYYLFKYLQETFGLTGSRLFQYISFRASLAIILSLVISMLIGRSIIKWLRKMQIGESVRDLGLEGQIQKKGTPTMGGVIIIAAIVIPTLLFARLDNVYVILLLVSTVWMGGIGFLDDYIKVFKKDKEGLRGMFKILAQVVLGLVVGCVLYFHPSVKVRDFDNVFIYKIDSKGEVDWDKPEQVVSSGHVMYENKGIRVGNEYLSHETKALKTNIPFFKDNLLDYSYFLKPFTQDYQKWGWIFFIPFVIFVITAVSNAANLTDGIDGLAAGVSVIVLTTLAIFAYVSGNVKIADYLNILYIPNSEEVVIVCAALIGATIGFLWYNSFPATVFMGDTGSLMLGGVIATVSLIVRKELLIPILCGIFFIENVSVMLQVGYFKYTKRKYGEGRRIFKMAPLHHHFQKEGYHEAKIVLRFWIISILLAVISFVTLKIR